In Gemmatimonadaceae bacterium, the following are encoded in one genomic region:
- a CDS encoding pyridoxamine 5'-phosphate oxidase family protein, whose product MSQTATSHDTLSDEDAAAKLRDLVKDIRVAMLTTHDADGTLHSRPMYAQEAEFDGDLWFATAQSSSLVRQLQARADVLATFADTHAQRYVVVRGHAEVTQDRDRIREFWNPGMKVWFPAGPEDPEIALVRVHAQRADYWDSPAAPLRWLQFVTALATGKRPDAGDRVGLDLDGTTPSVKQHAS is encoded by the coding sequence ATGTCACAAACTGCAACGTCACACGACACACTCAGCGACGAGGACGCCGCCGCCAAGCTCCGTGACCTGGTGAAGGACATCCGCGTGGCCATGCTCACCACGCACGACGCCGACGGCACGCTGCACAGCCGACCGATGTACGCCCAGGAGGCCGAGTTCGACGGCGACCTCTGGTTCGCCACCGCGCAGTCCTCCTCCCTCGTGCGGCAACTGCAGGCACGCGCCGATGTGCTCGCGACCTTCGCCGACACGCACGCCCAGCGCTACGTGGTCGTGCGCGGTCACGCGGAAGTGACGCAGGATCGTGACAGGATCCGCGAGTTCTGGAATCCGGGAATGAAGGTGTGGTTCCCGGCCGGTCCCGAGGATCCGGAGATCGCGCTGGTCCGCGTGCACGCACAGCGTGCCGACTACTGGGACTCGCCGGCAGCCCCGCTGCGCTGGCTGCAGTTCGTCACGGCCCTCGCCACGGGCAAGCGGCCCGACGCCGGCGATCGCGTGGGCCTCGACCTCGACGGTACCACGCCATCCGTGAAGCAGCACGCATCCTGA
- a CDS encoding ferritin-like domain-containing protein yields the protein MALATMHDLMINELQDLYSAETQLVKALPKMAKGATTPSLRKAFEDHLEQTQGHVARLEQVFEMLGATARGKKCKGMEGLLVEGTEMLVEEGDELVKDAGIIAAAQRVEHYEMAAYGSTIAFANVMGHTEIAELLEQTLEEEKAADALLSSIAEDDVNSAAPGMEEDADAGEDEEETVAARAPSRPAAKKGATKSKR from the coding sequence ATGGCACTGGCGACCATGCACGACCTGATGATCAACGAACTGCAGGATCTCTACAGCGCGGAGACGCAGCTGGTGAAGGCGCTCCCGAAGATGGCGAAGGGCGCCACGACTCCCAGCCTGCGGAAGGCGTTCGAGGACCACCTCGAGCAGACGCAGGGCCATGTCGCCCGGCTCGAGCAGGTCTTCGAGATGCTCGGCGCCACCGCGCGCGGCAAGAAGTGCAAGGGCATGGAAGGGCTGCTCGTCGAGGGCACGGAAATGCTGGTGGAGGAGGGTGACGAGCTGGTGAAGGATGCCGGCATCATCGCCGCAGCGCAGCGCGTGGAGCACTACGAGATGGCGGCCTACGGCAGCACCATCGCCTTCGCGAACGTGATGGGCCACACCGAGATCGCCGAGCTGCTCGAACAGACGCTCGAGGAGGAGAAGGCGGCCGATGCGCTGCTCAGCAGCATCGCCGAGGACGACGTGAATTCCGCCGCACCCGGCATGGAGGAGGACGCGGACGCCGGGGAGGACGAGGAGGAGACCGTCGCGGCCAGGGCGCCGTCGCGTCCAGCCGCGAAGAAGGGCGCGACGAAGTCGAAGCGCTGA
- a CDS encoding NAD-dependent epimerase/dehydratase family protein yields the protein MQRQRIVVLGAGYVGRAVAASAAQAGHEVWAVRRAAVTEAGGGVQWCRGDVTTGHIEGLPAALDVVVLTIAPGASGNYDTVYPPAAAAALVLARATGAARVVYTSSTGVYGGRDGVWVAEASPRRGAGAGNDALRRAEDVLLESGFPMHVLRVAGIYGPGRDPRSRFRDAQALAQRGEYWVNLAHRDDIVAAVRHVSGGAAAQRILNVSDGTPAQAAEICRWLARADGLDGAALHFTNDATPARNDQRVSNAALVSTGWRASYPSFREGFSTGC from the coding sequence ATGCAACGGCAACGGATCGTGGTGCTTGGTGCGGGATACGTGGGGCGCGCCGTCGCAGCGTCGGCGGCGCAGGCGGGGCACGAGGTCTGGGCCGTCCGGCGCGCGGCGGTGACGGAGGCTGGGGGAGGGGTGCAGTGGTGCCGTGGTGACGTCACGACAGGCCACATCGAGGGATTGCCGGCCGCGCTCGATGTGGTGGTGCTCACGATCGCCCCCGGCGCCAGCGGGAACTACGACACGGTATACCCTCCCGCCGCAGCGGCAGCGCTGGTTCTCGCGCGCGCGACCGGTGCGGCACGAGTGGTCTACACGTCGAGCACGGGCGTGTATGGTGGCCGCGACGGTGTGTGGGTGGCGGAAGCCAGCCCGCGGCGTGGCGCCGGCGCCGGCAACGATGCGTTGCGGCGTGCGGAGGATGTGCTGCTGGAATCCGGCTTCCCGATGCATGTGCTGCGCGTGGCGGGGATCTATGGACCAGGCCGTGATCCGCGCAGCCGGTTCCGGGATGCGCAGGCGCTTGCCCAACGCGGTGAGTACTGGGTGAATCTCGCCCACCGGGATGACATCGTGGCGGCGGTGCGTCACGTGTCCGGTGGTGCGGCAGCACAGCGCATCCTGAACGTGAGCGACGGCACGCCCGCGCAGGCGGCCGAGATCTGCCGCTGGCTGGCCCGCGCTGACGGGCTGGATGGCGCGGCACTGCACTTCACGAACGATGCCACACCGGCGCGGAACGACCAGCGGGTGTCGAACGCCGCGCTGGTGAGCACCGGGTGGCGCGCGTCGTACCCGTCGTTCCGCGAGGGCTTTTCGACCGGCTGCTGA
- a CDS encoding DUF2156 domain-containing protein produces the protein MPHPSSPSPDRDVPRARALALRFGWNSMAYQVVNDGMCHWFAAAGDAVIGYVRTHGVCVVAGAPICAGERLDAVLAEWQAWVRSIGCRTCYFGAMGRLFHALHHRADHATIVLGAQPVWDPARWPLPPALPAPVRRQLNRARNKGVVVHEWSPARASADARLHACLREWLGTRGLPTLHFLVEPHTLHDLTGRRIFVAERGTQVVGFINASPVPARAGWLVEQFVRASGAPNGTIEVLLDAMMRAVAADGARYVTMGLVPLRDGRADTAAQNPAWLATLLSLVRVHGRRFYNFAGLERFKSKFRPHAWEPIYAISAEPRVSLRTLYAIAAAFTVQSPLRAIGGGLLRSAGREFRRLRAPGRTQSAARLPLADVAAASPALRDRA, from the coding sequence ATGCCTCACCCATCGTCGCCGTCACCCGACCGGGACGTGCCGCGCGCCCGCGCGCTGGCGCTGCGCTTCGGGTGGAACTCGATGGCATACCAGGTGGTGAACGACGGGATGTGCCACTGGTTCGCCGCAGCGGGCGACGCCGTGATCGGCTACGTCCGCACGCACGGGGTGTGCGTCGTGGCCGGTGCCCCCATCTGCGCTGGCGAGCGGCTCGACGCCGTGCTGGCCGAGTGGCAGGCCTGGGTGCGCTCCATCGGCTGCCGCACCTGCTACTTCGGCGCCATGGGTCGGCTGTTCCACGCGCTGCATCACCGCGCGGACCACGCCACCATCGTGCTCGGCGCGCAGCCGGTGTGGGATCCCGCGCGCTGGCCGTTGCCGCCGGCGCTCCCCGCCCCGGTGCGGCGACAGCTCAACCGCGCCCGCAACAAGGGTGTCGTGGTGCACGAGTGGTCTCCCGCGCGTGCCTCCGCCGATGCGCGCCTGCACGCCTGCCTGCGTGAATGGCTCGGGACGCGCGGCTTGCCCACGCTACACTTCCTGGTGGAGCCACACACGCTGCATGACCTCACGGGCCGGCGGATCTTCGTTGCCGAGCGCGGCACGCAGGTCGTGGGCTTCATCAACGCCTCGCCGGTGCCGGCGCGGGCAGGGTGGCTGGTGGAGCAGTTCGTGCGCGCGTCAGGGGCACCCAACGGGACGATCGAGGTGCTGCTCGATGCCATGATGCGCGCCGTCGCCGCCGACGGCGCACGCTACGTCACCATGGGCCTCGTCCCGCTGCGTGATGGGCGCGCGGACACCGCGGCGCAGAATCCGGCCTGGCTGGCCACGCTGCTGTCGCTGGTGCGCGTGCATGGACGGCGCTTCTACAACTTTGCGGGGCTGGAGCGATTCAAGTCCAAGTTCCGGCCGCATGCGTGGGAGCCCATCTACGCCATCAGCGCCGAGCCACGGGTGTCGCTGCGCACACTCTACGCCATCGCCGCGGCGTTCACGGTGCAATCGCCGCTCCGCGCGATCGGCGGCGGGCTGCTGCGATCCGCCGGGCGGGAGTTCCGGCGGCTGCGCGCGCCGGGCCGCACTCAGTCGGCGGCGAGGCTGCCGCTGGCGGACGTGGCCGCCGCGAGTCCGGCATTGCGCGATCGCGCCTGA
- the otsB gene encoding trehalose-phosphatase: MSRNVLAGRNVELLRECCGAGSLLAFDFDGTLAPLGPDAHGTRMRTETAELLRALAHAAPVAVITGRSVADATGRLEGIPMLAVIGNHGAEPSRFAARAAREVAGWLPLLEAALATCPGAVIENKGQSVSVHYWHAESPPAVLQAVEAVVPALPHRVTVVHGTCLVNLVPRGAPDKGDALARLITANGLPGAVFAGDELTDEPAFRCAQSSPAGMGVRVGRLKSSAAAFHVDTQLDVDALLTEMLVGCSRQARSRNAGLAAATSASGSLAAD; the protein is encoded by the coding sequence GTGTCACGCAATGTCCTGGCCGGCCGCAACGTCGAGCTGCTGCGCGAGTGCTGTGGGGCCGGATCGCTGCTCGCCTTCGACTTCGACGGCACGCTCGCGCCGCTGGGCCCGGATGCCCACGGGACGCGGATGCGCACCGAGACGGCGGAACTGCTGCGCGCCCTGGCGCACGCGGCGCCGGTGGCCGTGATCACGGGCCGTTCCGTGGCCGACGCCACCGGCAGGCTGGAGGGGATCCCGATGCTGGCCGTGATCGGCAACCACGGTGCGGAACCCTCACGCTTCGCCGCGCGGGCGGCGCGTGAGGTGGCGGGCTGGCTGCCGCTGCTGGAGGCCGCGCTGGCCACCTGTCCGGGGGCGGTGATCGAGAACAAGGGGCAGTCGGTGTCGGTGCACTACTGGCACGCCGAGTCGCCCCCAGCCGTGCTGCAGGCCGTCGAGGCGGTGGTGCCGGCGCTGCCGCACCGCGTGACGGTCGTGCACGGCACCTGCCTCGTGAACCTGGTGCCGCGCGGCGCCCCGGACAAAGGCGATGCGCTGGCCCGGTTGATCACGGCCAACGGCTTGCCGGGCGCCGTGTTCGCGGGCGACGAGCTGACCGACGAGCCGGCCTTCCGCTGTGCGCAGTCGTCTCCGGCCGGCATGGGCGTGCGGGTGGGACGCCTGAAGTCGTCCGCCGCCGCCTTCCATGTGGATACGCAACTGGACGTGGACGCGCTGCTCACCGAGATGCTGGTGGGGTGCAGCCGTCAGGCGCGATCGCGCAATGCCGGACTCGCGGCGGCCACGTCCGCCAGCGGCAGCCTCGCCGCCGACTGA
- a CDS encoding trehalose-6-phosphate synthase: MATAIPIRHPSRGSWRETLRLLLPLLAAIALVVVAVGVVTTRTARAWFESELQSRAELASGSVRIPVLTAYAAGDQRRLRMLLQDIVRNDAVVAAALCRTDATIVVKTALFPAEPAWCDRATLQVTRWRGDEGGTQGGVVTSGGPARRTHVSVTTFTADLTPPVRLVLLQDFTPALQREALVQRWATLVFGMLAIASSLLTLLSSRLTRGGLMRRLTHALGGAGTPWKHGESPLLDDVRALAQRTTAAAVEEDRDGRWNRTRLRVVLNEHVREDSLVIVANREPYIHDSVPGGDVIVRHPASGLVTALEPVMRACSGVWIAHGSGTADRQSSDANGRLMVPPGEESYRLRRVWMTEEEERGYYYGFANEGLWPVCHQTHARPIFRKRDWEHYNTINARFADTVVQEVAEDDPIVLVQDYHFALAPRMIRERLPRATIITFWHIPWPNPERFSICPWREELIDGLLGSSIVGFHTPAHCNQFLETVDTALEARIDRADNAVIRQGATTLVRPYPISVEWPLRWTEQVPPAAVSRREVLSELGLPDDTVLAVGVDRLDYTKGIEERIEAVERLLERRPSLLGRFVFVQLAAPSRTEIPQYQQLREAVEAGVERINRRFGSTGYLPVILLRAHHEPERVFRFYRAADMCYVSSLHDGMNLVSKEFVAARDDEQGVLILSKFAGAAHELPDALIVNPYDLEEASAAMERAACMPKAEQAERMRAMRAVVAEHNVYRWAGRMLLDAAQLRMRARRTFTLAEFSMHVGR; this comes from the coding sequence ATGGCCACGGCAATACCGATCCGGCACCCGTCACGAGGCTCCTGGCGCGAAACGTTGCGCCTGCTGCTGCCGCTGCTGGCGGCGATCGCCCTCGTGGTGGTCGCGGTCGGCGTGGTCACGACGCGCACCGCGCGGGCCTGGTTCGAGTCGGAGCTGCAGTCACGCGCCGAGCTCGCCTCGGGGAGCGTGCGCATCCCGGTGCTCACCGCCTACGCCGCCGGCGACCAGCGCCGGTTGCGCATGCTGCTGCAGGACATCGTGCGCAACGATGCCGTGGTGGCGGCAGCGCTCTGCCGCACCGACGCCACCATCGTGGTGAAGACGGCGCTGTTCCCGGCCGAGCCGGCGTGGTGTGATCGTGCCACGCTGCAGGTGACGCGCTGGCGCGGCGACGAGGGCGGCACGCAGGGGGGCGTGGTGACCAGCGGTGGCCCCGCACGCCGCACGCACGTGAGTGTCACGACCTTCACGGCCGACCTCACGCCGCCGGTGCGGCTGGTGCTGCTGCAGGACTTCACGCCGGCGCTCCAGCGCGAGGCGCTGGTGCAGCGCTGGGCCACGCTGGTGTTCGGGATGCTGGCGATCGCGTCGTCGCTGCTCACGCTGCTCTCCTCGCGCCTCACGCGCGGTGGCCTCATGCGCCGGCTCACGCACGCGCTCGGCGGGGCGGGCACGCCGTGGAAGCACGGCGAGTCGCCGTTGCTCGACGATGTCCGTGCGCTGGCCCAGCGCACCACGGCCGCGGCGGTGGAGGAGGATCGCGACGGGCGCTGGAACCGCACGCGCCTCCGCGTGGTGCTCAACGAGCACGTGCGCGAGGACAGCCTCGTGATCGTGGCCAACCGCGAGCCGTACATCCACGACAGTGTGCCGGGCGGCGACGTGATCGTCCGGCACCCCGCCAGCGGGCTGGTGACGGCGCTGGAGCCAGTGATGCGCGCCTGCTCCGGCGTCTGGATCGCGCACGGCAGCGGCACGGCGGACCGGCAGTCGTCGGATGCCAACGGCCGGCTGATGGTGCCGCCGGGCGAGGAGAGCTACCGGCTGCGTCGCGTCTGGATGACGGAGGAAGAGGAGCGCGGCTACTACTACGGCTTCGCCAACGAAGGGCTCTGGCCCGTGTGCCACCAGACGCACGCGCGCCCGATCTTCCGCAAGCGCGACTGGGAGCACTACAACACGATCAACGCGCGGTTCGCCGACACCGTGGTGCAGGAGGTGGCGGAGGACGATCCCATCGTGCTGGTGCAGGACTACCACTTCGCGCTGGCGCCGCGGATGATCCGCGAGCGGCTGCCGCGCGCGACGATCATCACCTTCTGGCACATCCCGTGGCCGAACCCGGAGCGGTTCAGCATCTGTCCCTGGCGCGAGGAACTGATCGACGGGCTGCTGGGATCGAGCATCGTCGGCTTCCACACGCCGGCGCACTGCAACCAGTTCCTGGAGACGGTGGACACGGCACTCGAGGCCCGCATCGACCGGGCCGACAACGCCGTGATCCGGCAGGGTGCGACGACCCTGGTGCGCCCCTATCCGATCTCGGTGGAGTGGCCGCTGCGCTGGACCGAGCAGGTGCCGCCGGCTGCCGTCTCGCGGCGCGAGGTGCTCTCGGAACTCGGCCTGCCGGATGACACCGTGCTCGCCGTCGGCGTGGACCGGCTGGACTACACCAAGGGGATCGAGGAACGGATCGAGGCGGTGGAGCGGCTGCTGGAGCGGCGGCCGTCACTGCTCGGGCGGTTCGTCTTCGTGCAGCTCGCCGCACCGAGCCGGACCGAGATTCCGCAGTATCAGCAGCTGCGCGAGGCGGTGGAGGCCGGCGTGGAACGGATCAACCGCCGCTTCGGCAGCACCGGCTACCTGCCGGTGATCCTGCTGCGCGCGCACCACGAGCCGGAGCGCGTCTTCCGATTCTACCGCGCTGCCGATATGTGTTACGTGAGCAGCCTGCACGACGGGATGAACCTGGTGAGCAAGGAGTTCGTGGCGGCGCGGGACGACGAGCAGGGGGTGCTGATCCTGAGCAAGTTCGCCGGTGCGGCGCACGAGCTGCCCGATGCACTCATCGTCAACCCCTACGACCTGGAGGAGGCGAGCGCGGCGATGGAACGGGCGGCGTGCATGCCGAAGGCGGAGCAGGCGGAGCGGATGCGGGCGATGCGGGCGGTGGTGGCGGAGCACAACGTGTACCGGTGGGCGGGCCGCATGCTGCTGGATGCCGCGCAGTTGCGCATGCGGGCGCGTCGCACCTTCACCCTGGCGGAGTTTTCGATGCACGTGGGGCGCTGA